A genomic region of Tigriopus californicus strain San Diego chromosome 1, Tcal_SD_v2.1, whole genome shotgun sequence contains the following coding sequences:
- the LOC131878645 gene encoding transcriptional coactivator YAP1-like: MSNNNNSGSGDATENNGAIIHVREDSNKSIDEMFAIALKPQGTQRPLSVPLRMRKFPTSFWNPPSSGSKSPNYHSRENSVDNTLQNPPSNLQADPFSPAGSTGSVGSPQPPTSSSAPFHSRAHSSPATLQQTLVLANNPPQTASLHHRTASFDPVDKLGSLPPGWEMAKDANGQMYFMNHITKTTQWEDPRKMMIQQQQQQQQQQPPPPQQQPPPPQQPPIQVQQGLGNGPPRGGPSPQPIHQRSNSASSVFNPSPQPPVIREDVGQLPPGWEQSVTPEGQIYFIDHTTKNTTWLDPRIPPHNQITPTHTLHVDYQTQQRRQQDARLQKLVKERKALQQRQAELIREMEQQRQRSLSQENVAVAMNQTQEMLMRQTLGDSPSNGDPFLGNTSQIVHLSEQHNRQESADSGVGMGSNFNLISIPEVDMDMDTSSAMDTTLTPTNDNDGGASTTNGSNSMDSDQMIPVLPTELDEVVQDVLSNGQLVNGPQPTWL; the protein is encoded by the coding sequence ATGTCTAACAATAACAACAGTGGTAGTGGCGATGCCACCGAAAACAATGGAGCCATCATCCATGTCCGGGAGGACTCCAATAAGTCCATTGACGAGATGTTTGCCATAGCTCTCAAGCCTCAAGGCACGCAGAGACCACTCTCGGTGCCCTTGCGGATGAGAAAATTCCCCACCTCCTTTTGGAACCCACCTTCCTCGGGCTCCAAGTCTCCTAACTATCACAGTCGAGAGAATTCCGTAGACAATACGCTTCAGAATCCTCCCTCCAATCTGCAAGCCGACCCTTTTTCGCCCGCAGGAAGCACAGGTTCGGTTGGATCGCCCCAGCCCCCCACCAGCTCATCTGCCCCATTTCATAGTAGAGCCCATAGTTCCCCCGCCACCTTGCAACAGACCCTGGTCTTGGCCAACAATCCACCTCAAACCGCCTCTCTTCACCATAGAACAGCATCTTTTGACCCTGTGGATAAACTGGGATCACTACCTCCAGGCTGGGAAATGGCCAAGGATGCCAATGGTCAAATGTATTTCATGAATCACATCACCAAGACCACTCAGTGGGAAGATCCTAGGAAGATGATgattcaacaacaacaacagcaacaacagcaacaacccCCGCCCCCTCAGCAacagccaccaccaccacaacagcCACCTATTCAAGTACAACAAGGCTTGGGCAATGGTCCACCTCGAGGGGGCCCCTCACCCCAACCTATCCACCAGAGATCCAATAGTGCTAGCTCAGTGTTCAATCCCTCTCCCCAGCCTCCCGTTATTCGAGAGGATGTGGGACAACTACCTCCAGGTTGGGAACAAAGTGTCACACCAGAGGGCCAGATCTATTTCATCGATCACACCACCAAAAATACCACGTGGTTAGACCCAAGGATTCCTCCCCATAATCAGATCACGCCAACACACACACTTCACGTTGACTATCAGACTCAACAACGTAGACAGCAAGACGCCCGCCTCCAAAAGCTAGTAAAGGAGCGAAAGGCCCTTCAACAACGGCAAGCTGAGCTTATTCGTGAGATGGAACAGCAGAGGCAGCGATCATTGAGTCAAGAAAATGTGGCCGTGGCCATGAACCAGACCCAAGAGATGTTGATGCGACAGACCTTGGGGGATTCCCCTTCAAACGGCGACCCCTTCCTTGGGAACACATCCCAGATTGTGCATCTCAGTGAGCAACACAACCGACAAGAATCCGCGGACTCAGGTGTGGGCATGGgctccaatttcaatttgatcagtATCCCAGAGGTAGATATGGACATGGACACATCTTCAGCCATGGACACCACCTTGACCCCCACCAATGACAATGATGGGGGAGCTTCCACCACAAACGGTTCCAATAGCATGGACTCGGATCAAATGATCCCGGTTCTGCCCACGGAGCTGGATGAGGTTGTCCAAGATGTGCTTTCCAATGGTCAACTAGTGAACGGGCCTCAACCCACTTGGCTGTAA